The Carassius auratus strain Wakin chromosome 27, ASM336829v1, whole genome shotgun sequence genome includes a region encoding these proteins:
- the ackr4a gene encoding atypical chemokine receptor 4, with amino-acid sequence MSHSTKQTLFSQEEQTETLYSAFRQNPESFKSLRRGMETSEEHYYDYLEYENNSSNFSYDDYQTICEKGDVRSFMRIFLPAVFVLSLVIGLAGNALVVAVYAYCKQLKTMTDTFILHLAVADLLLLLTLPFWAADAIHGWELGVTVCKLVSALYTINFTCSMMLLAHISMDQYLALTPGARSTGITRAFQKKHCKKLCLVVWTVAFFLGIPDLVFSTVRELPHKKSCIAMYPSDMALKAKASLEVVEVIIGFLLPLLVMLFCYTCVGRALLKLPQERRWRKWRSIRVLLVMVGVFVVTQLPYNVVKFCRAMDIIYTFVTHCGVSKELDRATQITESLALTHCCLNPVLYTFIGSSFRQHVLKCAKAFGDRGRRMARVREQQEVDISLNSHSQSQETSTFSI; translated from the exons ATGAGTCACAGTACTAAACAGACTCTGTTCTCACAAGAAGAGCAGACAGAAACACTCTACTCTGCCTTCAGGCAAAACCCTGAGTCTTTCAAG agCTTAAGAAGAGGAATGGAGACCTCAGAGGAACACTATTATGACTACCTTGAGTACGAAAACAACAGCTCCAACTTCAGCTACGATGACTATCAAACCATCTGTGAGAAAGGTGACGTGCGCTCCTTCATGAGGATCTTCCTCCCAGCTGTTTTTGTGTTATCTCTAGTGATCGGTTTAGCAGGCAACGCTCTAGTTGTGGCTGTGTATGCATACTGCAAGCAACTGAAAACGATGACTGACACATTTATACTTCACCTGGCTGTGGCAGACCTGTTGCTGCTCCTAACCTTACCCTTCTGGGCTGCCGATGCCATCCACGGCTGGGAACTTGGGGTCACCGTCTGTAAACTCGTGTCTGCCCTCTACACCATTAATTTCACCTGTAGCATGATGCTGCTGGCCCACATCAGCATGGATCAGTACTTGGCTTTGACCCCAGGAGCCAGAAGCACAGGCATTACGCGTGCTTTTCAAAAGAAGCATTGCAAAAAACTCTGTTTGGTGGTCTGGACCGTGGCGTTTTTTCTCGGCATCCCTGATTTGGTGTTTTCAACAGTCAGAGAACTTCCTCATAAAAAAAGCTGCATCGCAATGTATCCATCGGACATGGCTCTCAAGGCTAAAGCTAGTTTGGAAGTGGTGGAGGTCATAATAGGCTTCTTGCTACCTTTATTAGTTATGTTGTTCTGCTACACCTGCGTAGGCCGAGCCCTACTGAAGCTCCCTCAGGAGAGGAGATGGAGGAAGTGGAGGTCCATCCGTGTGCTGCTGGTGATGGTGGGAGTCTTTGTGGTCACACAGCTGCCCTACAACGTGGTCAAGTTCTGCCGGGCCATGGACATCATATACACCTTTGTGACTCACTGTGGGGTTAGTAAAGAGCTGGACAGAGCTACTCAGATCACTGAGAGTCTGGCACTGACACACTGCTGTCTAAATCCTGTTCTGTACACTTTCATCGGTTCCTCCTTCAGACAGCATGTATTGAAGTGTGCCAAAGCCTTTGGAGACAGGGGGAGGAGGATGGCACGTGTGAGAGAGCAACAAGAAGTGGATATCTCCTTGAATTCTCATTCACAGTCCCAAGAGACCAGCACTTTCTCCATCTGA
- the myripa gene encoding rab effector MyRIP encodes MKKALVEEGSRSVLLSRQHRFNERCCILSCSPFTFLLNPTRSCLDCCYNVCKGCCTYSKKDKGWLCSACQKTRLLKTQSLEWFYNNVRRRFKRFGSAKVLKNLYRRHAAERGVLEELTATEDSTYEESSMYESDSTFYRQIEENSMAETINVALLVAEEAIDEAIAKAESQTDNQEKQNKAQYLQEHREELMEELAKTIVQKIVRRKRDLSEVKSACNLDQNSDGISPVQTQSAFDASLWRSHSAFCLLTGEKADQHANIGSKLSSPVISHTLEMKKEKPKSVQAMPSWRSVDRLDNSMFQSPDGNWIAYQSNLLSRPGLLTKRKSLVYSVLERESGVVSAYHEMGSETEPEANGVWGTALEEFRHKMSANKQLSYPESYSHQAALPLNAQAQHLNAQTLNGDAEDSAGQDGPLHRSQKTLLPFLKRKVPLEHRRPSSARRPNIMDINLNPGGAESSEDGLEESRIKRSRRRRKNKREGPGWKGQSVLSLDIPDSSSHLSDALVKRCYVKQDTDLHGKRPCDHGLEVDTSDTATPDILSSGAMTPDPFGLGLNAPSNSNHGALGVVGSLDQELTTKLKELTSQVRETQLSSTDDELDRCEYQMWNEESETKEKVRDATITIEAASKESSDGIEFTNQMRSTEMLKEDDLTSKLRELTSQVSETLLSSIEDELDRSEYQIETKGKNLSIRTEVLGRDDRTDGNKMIQYDEKSPNYVEMVEKSEEERSEKTVAKQAKCEQNDTGETQMSEEISSVSQNQTLDETNTQNEIVRERIEEKKNKGEVQTEEKYAEIKYCGSAFESQQSRDENPEMVDHTEDQEVLSCELALSRLISKDGKMEFDRIINTVVKALGDMEEHIEAYTSEGVYLDRERSGGEKHEMMEEKENITEQETDDTIYKGCFVGGKSKVVQEKEMKEEGKINEVVALKSNIENTKEREDKQCSKSPEERDQEEDGNSQGDLIKNMEEQRDSTIQHSAPSGQEEYLSPEEIYKDANMLDIEKNLHLISNILQQKYSAASLCSITTEVLKVLNATEDLIHESVGDGRCQSDHSDISIIPPDEAKRLDEQLGRLEENVYVAAGTVYGLEAELGDLEECARCISGSTTERELAHLEDQVASAAAQVQQSELQVSDICSRIAALKNAGLNVTPQTQFTKVKTPKNKTQTIGSSRKLRRRLPAPPKQGDCTSYS; translated from the exons ATGAAGAAGGCACTGGTTGAGGAGGGCAGTCGGTCTGTTTTGCTGTCACGGCAGCACAGGTTTAATGAGCGCTGCTGCATCCTCTCATGCTCTCCCTTCACCTTTCTGCTCAACCCTACACGTTCCTGCCTGGACTGTTGCTACAACGTCTGCAAGGGCTGCTGCACCTACAGTAAAAAGGACAAAGGCTGGCTGTGCTCCGCCTGTCAGAAGACCAG GCTATTGAAGACCCAATCACTGGAATGGTTCTACAATAATGTGAGAAGGCGTTTTAAAAGGTTTGGCAGTGCCAAAGTGTTAAAGAACCTCTACAGGAGGCATGCAGCCGAGCGTGGAGTGCTAGAGGAGCTTACAG CAACAGAGGACAGCACTTATGAAGAGAGCAGCATGTATGAGAGCGACTCCACATTCTACAGGCAAATTGAAG AGAACAGCATGGCTGAGACTATTAATGTGGCACTGCTGGTGGCAGAAGAGGCCATAGATGAGGCCATCGCTAAGGCTGAGAGCCAGACTGACAATCAA GAGAAGCAGAACAAAGCTCAATATCTGCAAGAGCACAGAGAAGAGCTGATGGAGGAATTGGCCAAAACTATAGTACAGAAA ATTGTCCGCCGGAAAAGGGATCTGTCTGAGGTGAAGTCTGCATGTAATCTGGACCAGAACAGTGATGGAATCTCTCCTGTTCAAACCCAGAGTGCCTTTGATGCTTCTCTTTGG AGGTCTCACTCAGCTTTCTGTCTCTTGACTGGTGAGAAAGCTGACCAGCATGCTAACATTGGGTCAAAACTTTCATCCCCTGTCATAAGTCATACTCTggaaatgaagaaagaaaaaccaAAGTCTGTCCAGGCCATGCCTAGCTGGAGGAGTGTTGACCGATTGGACAATTCCA TGTTCCAGAGTCCTGATGGTAACTGGATTGCTTATCAGAGCAACCTGCTCTCTCGACCAGGCCTTTTAACTAAGCGCAAAAGTCTGGTCTACAGCGTGTTGGAAAGAGAGTCTGGAGTGGTGTCAGCTTACCATGAGATGGGCTCAGAAACAGAGCCTGAAGCTAATGGTGTCTGGGGCACTGCACTGGAAGAGTTTCGGCATAAAATGTCTGCCAATAAGCAGTTGAGTTACCCAGAGTCCTACAGCCATCAAGCAGCCTTGCCTTTGAATGCACAAGCACAACATCTCAATGCACAAACCTTGAATGGTGACGCTGAGGACTCCGCTGGACAAGATGGGCCACTACACAGGTCCCAGAAAACTCTGCTGccctttttaaaaagaaaagtgcCACTAGAACACAGACGACCCTCATCCGCACGCCGCCCAAATATCATGGATATAAATTTAAATCCAGGAGGGGCTGAAAGCAGCGAGGATGGACTAGAGGAAAGCAGGATCAAGAGGTCACGGCGAAGAAGGAAAAATAAGAGAGAGGGGCCAGGGTGGAAAGGACAGTCAGTATTGTCTTTGGATATCCCG GATTCCAGTAGCCACCTCTCAGATGCTCTGGTGAAGAGATGCTATGTGAAACAAGACACAGACTTGCATGGAAAAAGACCATGTGATCATGGTCTGGAAGTAGACACTTCAGACACTGCTACTCCTGACATCTTGAGCTCTGGAGCCATGACCCCCGATCCATTTGGACTTGGTCTCAATGCTCCCAGCAATTCCAATCATGGGGCTCTTGGTGTAGTTGGATCTTTAGATCAAGAGTTGACCACCAAACTGAAAGAACTGACCAGTCAAGTCAGAGAAACGCAACTTTCTTCCACTGATGATGAACTGGACAGGTGTGAGTATCAAATGTGGAATGAAGAAAGcgaaacaaaagaaaaagtgagAGATGCTACAATTACGATTGAGGCTGCTTCAAAAGAAAGTTCAGATGGAATTGAATTCACAAATCAAATGAGATCAACTGAGATGTTGAAAGAAGACGATCTGACTTCCAAATTGAGAGAGTTGACCAGTCAGGTCAGTGAGACATTACTTTCTTCCATTGAAGATGAACTGGACAGGTCTGAGTATCAAATTGAAACCAAGGGTAAAAATCTGTCAATAAGAACTGAGGTGCTGGGGAGAGATGACAGGACAGATGGAAACAAAATGATACAATATGATGAGAAATCCCCAAACTATGTAGAGATGGTTGAAAAATCAGAAGAAGAGAGATCAGAGAAAACTGTGGCAAAACAGGCAAAATGTGAGCAAAATGACACGGGTGAGACCCAAATGTCAGAAGAAATTAGCTCTGTGAGCCAAAACCAGACACTTGATgagacaaatacacaaaatgagaTAGTTAGAGAGAGAATTGAAGAGAAAAAGAACAAGGGAGAAGTGCAAACTGAAGAGAAATATgcagaaataaaatattgtggaagtgcatttgaaagtcagcagagcagagatgagaATCCCGAGATGGTTGATCACACTGAGGATCAGGAGGTGTTATCCTGTGAACTGGCTTTGAGTAGATTGATAAGTAAAGATGGAAAGATGGAATTTGATAGGATCATTAATACTGTAGTGAAGGCTTTGGGTGATATGGAAGAACATATAGAAGCTTACACTAGTGAGGGGGTATATTTAGACAGAGAGAGAAGTGGGGGAGAGAAACATGAGATGATGGAAGAGAAGGAGAATATTACTGAACAGGAAACGGATGACACGATATATAAGGGATGCTTTGTTGGTGGAAAATCGAAGGTGGTGCAGGAAAAAGAAATGAAGGAAGAGGGCAAGATCAATGAAGTTGTGGCACTAAAGAGCAACATTGAAAATACCAAGGAGAGAGAAGACAAACAATGCAGCAAATCACCAGAAGAGAGAGATCAAGAGGAGGATGGCAATAGTCAAGGTGACTTGATTAAAAACATGGAAGAACAGAGGGACTCCACAATTCAACACAGCGCCCCATCTGGTCAGGAGGAGTATCTGTCACCGGAGGAGATCTACAAG GATGCAAACATGCTGGACATAGAGAAAAACCTGCATTTAATCTCCAATATACTACAGCAG AAATACTCAGCAGCATCACTATGCAGCATCACCACTGAGGTGCTAAAAGTACTGAACGCTACTGAGGATCTGATTCACGAATCTGTGGGAGATGGACGATGCCAGTCAGACCACAGTGACATATCGATCATTCCCCCTGATGAGGCCAAAAGACTGGACGAACAGCTCGGCAGACTGGAGGAGAAT GTGTATGTGGCTGCAGGGACAGTGTACGGGCTTGAGGCTGAACTGGGGGATCTGGAGGAGTGTGCGCGCTGCATCAGTGGATCCACCACTGAAAGAGAGCTCGCTCATCTAGAGGACCAGGTGGCTTCTGCAGCAGCACAGGTGCAGCAGTCTGAGCTCCAG